The Fulvivirga ligni genome window below encodes:
- a CDS encoding S1C family serine protease translates to MRKTLQIVLLSFTAGLGGAFTFELIKPKADVDQASASDSFQLVHNTDTPNYTTSKAAIPDITSDFVMASETSTKSVVYIKNISKTAYRTTYLDWFFDNSPSRQTQISSGSGVIFSEDGYIVTNNHVVQDADKLEVVYNKNIYTAELIGTDPSTDLAVLKIDEKSLPAVPIGSSKNLKVGEWVIAVGNPFNLTSTVTAGIVSAKGREINILQGKFPIESFIQTDAAINPGNSGGALVNKNGELVGINTAILSQTGSYAGYGFAVPIDIVKKIVGDLVEYGEVQKAFFGGEVSDFDAAVAKRLDIKDNASYNGVLLSYVQKDGAAAKAGLEEGDIILAVNEMTTNTRSAFEEELSYHSPGDKISFTYKRDGKRNTANLTLTNREGTTSILKREIFTSESLGAQFETVPKVERDLLGIEYGVKVFNIQNGLLRRVGISEDFIVTDINRVAIKEPEKLVDILEKIRGRVIIEGVNNKGREGYYSFYLR, encoded by the coding sequence ATGCGAAAGACGCTTCAAATTGTATTATTAAGTTTTACCGCAGGGCTTGGAGGAGCATTTACATTTGAACTTATAAAACCAAAAGCAGATGTAGATCAGGCTTCAGCGTCTGACAGCTTCCAGCTTGTTCACAACACAGACACCCCTAATTATACTACATCAAAGGCAGCCATACCTGACATTACTTCTGATTTTGTAATGGCTTCAGAGACTAGCACGAAGAGTGTGGTATATATCAAAAACATTTCAAAAACAGCTTATAGAACTACCTATTTAGATTGGTTTTTTGATAATTCGCCGAGCAGGCAAACCCAAATCAGTAGTGGATCCGGCGTTATCTTTTCTGAAGACGGGTACATTGTAACCAATAATCACGTGGTGCAGGATGCTGATAAGCTTGAGGTAGTATATAATAAAAACATATATACAGCCGAGCTGATCGGAACCGACCCTTCCACGGATCTTGCTGTGCTCAAAATAGATGAAAAATCATTACCAGCTGTGCCTATCGGTAGCTCTAAGAACCTGAAGGTAGGAGAATGGGTGATTGCAGTGGGCAACCCGTTCAATTTAACCTCCACCGTAACAGCAGGCATAGTTAGTGCTAAAGGTCGTGAGATCAATATCTTGCAGGGCAAATTTCCTATTGAATCTTTCATACAAACTGATGCCGCCATTAACCCCGGAAACAGCGGGGGAGCTCTGGTAAATAAAAATGGAGAGCTGGTAGGCATTAACACCGCCATTTTATCTCAAACCGGATCTTATGCTGGTTATGGTTTCGCGGTGCCCATTGATATTGTAAAGAAAATTGTAGGCGACCTCGTAGAATACGGTGAGGTACAAAAAGCCTTCTTTGGCGGAGAAGTATCTGACTTTGATGCGGCCGTGGCCAAAAGGCTAGACATAAAAGACAATGCCTCTTATAATGGAGTATTGCTGAGCTATGTTCAGAAAGACGGAGCAGCAGCCAAAGCAGGCCTTGAAGAAGGTGACATCATATTGGCTGTGAATGAAATGACCACCAATACAAGGAGTGCCTTTGAGGAAGAGTTGAGCTATCATTCTCCTGGAGACAAAATCAGTTTTACTTACAAACGAGATGGAAAAAGAAATACAGCTAACCTTACACTTACAAACAGAGAAGGAACAACCAGCATTTTGAAGAGGGAAATTTTCACCTCTGAATCTTTAGGAGCTCAGTTTGAAACAGTACCGAAAGTAGAGCGAGATCTGCTAGGTATTGAATATGGTGTGAAGGTTTTTAATATTCAAAATGGCCTTTTACGAAGAGTAGGTATATCTGAAGATTTCATTGTTACAGATATTAACAGAGTAGCTATAAAAGAACCTGAAAAACTGGTTGATATCCTTGAAAAGATAAGAGGCCGGGTAATTATAGAAGGCGTTAATAACAAAGGAAGAGAAGGTTATTACTCTTTCTATTTGAGATAA